In a single window of the Streptomyces sp. NBC_00285 genome:
- a CDS encoding DUF3040 domain-containing protein has translation MATGRLPDHEQRILDEVERALRRDRRLDRRLRTLRLRRRPDLSRVTHYRPHILTVGFLLTVSITLLVTGIVTSRPPVIWAFSAVWPLTLFASFRLVCRWTEG, from the coding sequence GTGGCCACAGGGCGACTCCCCGATCACGAGCAGCGCATTCTCGACGAGGTGGAGCGCGCCCTGCGCCGCGACCGCCGGCTGGACCGCCGGCTGCGGACACTGCGGTTGCGCCGACGGCCCGACCTGTCCCGGGTCACGCACTACCGGCCGCACATCCTGACCGTGGGCTTCCTGCTCACGGTGTCGATCACCTTGCTGGTGACCGGGATCGTCACTTCGCGGCCGCCGGTGATCTGGGCCTTCTCGGCGGTCTGGCCGCTGACCCTGTTCGCGTCGTTCCGGCTGGTGTGCCGGTGGACGGAAGGCTGA